The Gemmata palustris genome includes a region encoding these proteins:
- a CDS encoding TPR end-of-group domain-containing protein, with product MPHPKRPSPSAANSFPPGSILGLLAERTQLDFELEFFGKILTTIPDFADALRAQACNLTMKGRMQDGLAVDRQLVTVRPHDPTAHYNLACRYALLKQRDKALTALRQAVELGYRDFEFMLEDHDLDSIRKDPRFRKLVKEYGSK from the coding sequence ATGCCGCACCCCAAGCGCCCGAGTCCGTCCGCAGCCAATTCGTTCCCACCCGGTTCGATCCTCGGCCTCCTGGCCGAGCGAACGCAACTCGATTTTGAACTCGAGTTCTTCGGGAAAATACTAACCACCATACCCGACTTCGCCGACGCGCTCCGCGCGCAGGCGTGCAACCTGACCATGAAGGGTCGGATGCAGGACGGGCTCGCCGTTGATCGACAGCTCGTCACGGTCCGGCCGCACGACCCGACCGCGCACTACAACCTCGCGTGCCGGTACGCGCTCCTCAAGCAGCGCGACAAGGCCCTGACCGCGCTCCGCCAGGCCGTCGAACTCGGCTACCGCGACTTCGAGTTCATGCTCGAGGACCACGACCTCGATTCCATTCGCAAAGATCCGCGGTTCCGCAAGTTGGTGAAGGAATACGGCAGTAAGTGA
- a CDS encoding PPC domain-containing protein, translated as MRFFCLAIISLGLASTTSSQEKKPADPKKEPAPKVLYAIPLVAKPGEKQKLVIRGKNLATVKEVKVTGADGAKLKVLGAKAVGVPNNYPGERVGDSEVELELELPKDAKPGAVKLTAVNGGGDSNAYTLLVRDELPAIAEKEENGGFDTAQAVVLPCAVEGTIKSERDVDTFKFEGKKGTKVRIEVQAARSGSPVDGFLTLYDADRKVVDSADDVNGSADPILTVTLPKDGTYFVALIDAHDLGGANFGYRLVVKAE; from the coding sequence ATGCGATTCTTCTGTCTCGCCATCATTTCGCTCGGGCTCGCCTCGACCACCTCGTCGCAAGAGAAGAAGCCCGCCGACCCCAAAAAAGAGCCGGCGCCGAAGGTGCTTTACGCGATCCCGCTCGTCGCGAAGCCGGGCGAGAAGCAGAAACTCGTGATCCGCGGGAAGAACCTCGCCACCGTGAAAGAGGTGAAGGTGACCGGTGCGGACGGCGCGAAGCTGAAGGTGCTCGGCGCGAAGGCGGTCGGCGTGCCGAACAACTACCCGGGCGAGCGTGTCGGTGATTCGGAAGTCGAACTCGAACTCGAATTGCCGAAGGACGCGAAGCCCGGCGCGGTGAAGCTCACCGCGGTGAATGGCGGAGGTGACTCGAACGCTTACACGCTCCTCGTTCGCGACGAACTCCCTGCGATTGCGGAAAAGGAAGAGAACGGCGGGTTCGACACCGCGCAGGCGGTCGTGCTCCCGTGTGCGGTGGAGGGGACGATCAAGAGCGAGCGGGACGTTGATACGTTCAAGTTTGAAGGGAAGAAGGGAACGAAAGTGCGTATTGAGGTTCAGGCCGCGCGCTCCGGTTCGCCGGTCGATGGGTTCCTCACGCTCTACGATGCCGACCGCAAGGTCGTCGATTCCGCCGATGATGTGAACGGTTCTGCCGACCCAATTTTGACTGTCACGCTTCCGAAGGACGGTACGTACTTTGTCGCGCTCATCGACGCGCACGACCTCGGGGGCGCTAACTTTGGTTATCGCCTCGTCGTGAAGGCCGAGTGA
- a CDS encoding CoA transferase subunit A: MTAPLFTSPASDDARAVFAAKPRGLVDKVMTVSDAVVRFVRDGDYLATGGFGTNRIPAAVCHEVLRQRKQHLGFSGHTATHDFQILCAGNLTGRGQTLARVDAAYVVGLEARGLSPHARRVMESGTVQVAEWSNYTLALRYSAAAMGVPFVPARSLLGTDTLANCPAKVITCPFTGEKLAAIPALYPDVAAIHVHEADRYGNCRFTGTSVADIDLARASKRVIITCERLVPHDEMRLNPHRTQIPFLCVDAVCEVPFGSYPGNMPGEYFSDEDHLKLWMEVEKDPAAFAQFLEDHIFGVQDFAEYLDLCGGLRRLQALRQRELLLHLGK, encoded by the coding sequence ATGACAGCCCCTCTCTTTACCTCGCCCGCGTCCGACGACGCCCGCGCCGTGTTCGCGGCCAAACCGCGCGGCCTGGTCGATAAGGTCATGACGGTTTCGGACGCCGTTGTGCGGTTCGTGCGCGACGGCGACTATCTCGCTACGGGCGGGTTCGGCACCAACCGCATCCCCGCGGCCGTGTGCCACGAGGTTCTGCGCCAGCGGAAACAGCACCTCGGTTTCTCCGGTCACACCGCGACACACGACTTCCAGATCCTGTGCGCCGGGAACCTCACCGGGCGCGGGCAGACGCTCGCGCGCGTGGACGCGGCTTACGTCGTCGGACTGGAAGCGCGCGGGCTGTCGCCGCACGCCCGGCGCGTGATGGAGTCGGGCACGGTGCAGGTCGCGGAGTGGTCGAACTACACGCTCGCGCTGCGTTACTCGGCCGCGGCGATGGGCGTTCCGTTCGTCCCGGCGCGATCCCTACTCGGCACCGACACGCTCGCGAACTGCCCGGCGAAGGTCATCACGTGCCCGTTCACCGGCGAAAAACTCGCTGCCATTCCCGCGCTCTACCCCGATGTCGCAGCGATCCACGTCCATGAGGCCGATCGCTACGGCAACTGCCGATTTACAGGTACTTCCGTCGCCGACATCGACCTCGCGCGGGCGTCCAAGCGCGTCATCATTACGTGCGAGCGACTGGTCCCGCACGACGAGATGCGCCTGAACCCGCACCGCACGCAGATCCCCTTCCTGTGTGTGGACGCGGTGTGCGAAGTGCCGTTCGGCAGTTACCCGGGGAACATGCCGGGCGAATACTTCTCGGACGAGGACCATCTCAAGTTGTGGATGGAAGTGGAGAAAGACCCGGCCGCGTTCGCGCAGTTCCTCGAAGATCACATCTTCGGCGTGCAAGACTTCGCCGAGTACCTCGACCTGTGCGGCGGGCTGCGCCGACTGCAGGCGCTCCGGCAGCGGGAACTACTGCTGCACCTGGGGAAATGA